A genome region from Microbacterium profundi includes the following:
- a CDS encoding energy-coupling factor transporter transmembrane component T codes for MSTTVIDPYAAMVRASRREFLYALNPLGKVAAVAPAMILLVFVRDLATPAALLVLAYALILIGARLTWRLLLLLLVVIPVAMLVIGIGFSLWVDAALVDDTASFLRIGGWTLFTGALEVGFATALRLGAITALALVGGLTTSGPDLVRASIQQLRVPYRVGYTALAAFRFVPRFGHELSVIRAAHRVRGHHGGRGPFARIARGWGYIVPLLAGAIRHAERVALAMDARAFGAHPTRTERHLVPFRTRDVVFIVLLLAASAAIFIVLFPWQPA; via the coding sequence ATGAGCACCACCGTCATCGACCCGTATGCCGCGATGGTCAGGGCCTCGCGCCGCGAGTTCCTGTACGCACTGAACCCGCTGGGGAAGGTCGCCGCAGTCGCCCCCGCGATGATCCTGCTGGTCTTCGTGCGCGACCTCGCCACACCTGCTGCCTTACTCGTGCTCGCATATGCGCTGATCCTGATCGGCGCGCGGCTGACCTGGCGCCTCTTGCTGCTTCTGCTCGTCGTGATACCGGTCGCCATGCTCGTGATCGGCATCGGTTTCTCGCTGTGGGTGGATGCCGCGCTCGTCGACGACACCGCATCGTTCCTGCGGATCGGCGGCTGGACCCTCTTCACCGGCGCGCTGGAAGTCGGGTTCGCCACCGCGCTGCGGCTCGGCGCCATCACCGCGCTCGCGCTGGTGGGCGGGCTCACCACGAGCGGTCCTGACCTGGTGCGCGCGAGCATCCAGCAGCTGCGGGTGCCATACCGCGTCGGCTACACGGCGCTCGCAGCCTTCCGGTTCGTGCCCCGGTTCGGGCACGAGCTCAGCGTGATCCGCGCCGCGCACCGCGTACGCGGGCATCACGGCGGTCGCGGCCCGTTCGCGCGCATCGCCAGGGGCTGGGGGTACATCGTGCCGCTGCTCGCCGGAGCGATCCGTCATGCCGAGCGAGTGGCCCTGGCCATGGATGCCCGCGCCTTCGGCGCGCATCCCACCCGCACTGAACGCCATCTCGTGCCCTTCCGCACACGCGACGTCGTGTTCATCGTCCTGCTTCTCGCAGCATCCGCCGCGATCTTCATCGTGCTCTTCCCCTGGCAACCCGCCTGA
- a CDS encoding acyl-CoA dehydrogenase family protein: MEREIYEEDHEAFRDLVKDFVKRHVSNESIEKWDAAGEIDRETMLAAGEAGLIGLSVPEEFGGAGMLQDYRFRTIVMEEVIASGAGSLAGAFGIQDDLAVPYLVHMGTQEQKEKWLPRMATGEVLGALAMTDPGAGSDLRGIKTNAKKVDGGYILNGAKTFISSGTTADIVVTFVKTGEGNRPDAFSLLIVEKGMEGFDQGKKLQKMGFHGWDTAELSFTDVFVPDENLISGKEGQGFIQLMMNLPLERLSIGVAAAAAAEAATAWTIAYTKDREAFGERIADFQNTRFRLADMVTTTEVMWAYIDQALRAYKDKKLTAEDAAKVKFWATEREWEVLDTGVQLHGGYGYIMEYPIARAFTDARVHRIYGGTNEIMRDLVGRQIVGKR, from the coding sequence ATGGAACGCGAAATCTACGAAGAAGACCACGAGGCTTTCCGCGACCTGGTGAAGGACTTCGTCAAGCGCCACGTCAGCAATGAGAGCATCGAGAAGTGGGATGCCGCGGGCGAGATCGACCGCGAGACCATGCTCGCCGCAGGTGAGGCCGGCCTGATCGGGCTTTCGGTCCCCGAGGAGTTCGGCGGCGCCGGCATGCTGCAGGACTACCGCTTCCGTACCATCGTGATGGAAGAGGTCATCGCATCCGGTGCCGGTTCGCTGGCCGGCGCCTTCGGCATCCAGGACGACCTGGCCGTGCCCTACCTCGTGCACATGGGCACGCAGGAGCAGAAGGAGAAGTGGCTCCCACGCATGGCGACCGGCGAGGTGCTCGGCGCTCTCGCCATGACCGACCCCGGCGCAGGCTCCGATCTTCGCGGCATCAAGACCAACGCCAAGAAGGTCGATGGCGGTTACATCCTCAACGGCGCCAAGACCTTCATCTCATCCGGCACGACGGCCGACATCGTCGTGACATTCGTGAAGACGGGCGAGGGCAACCGCCCCGACGCATTCAGCCTTCTGATCGTTGAGAAGGGCATGGAGGGCTTCGACCAGGGCAAGAAGCTCCAGAAGATGGGCTTCCACGGCTGGGACACTGCAGAGCTCAGCTTCACCGACGTGTTCGTCCCCGACGAGAACCTCATCAGCGGCAAGGAGGGGCAGGGCTTCATCCAGCTGATGATGAACCTGCCGCTCGAGCGACTTTCGATCGGTGTCGCCGCCGCTGCGGCTGCCGAGGCTGCGACCGCCTGGACCATCGCCTACACGAAGGACCGCGAGGCGTTCGGCGAGCGCATCGCCGACTTCCAGAACACCCGCTTCCGCCTCGCCGACATGGTCACCACCACCGAGGTGATGTGGGCGTACATCGACCAGGCGCTGCGCGCGTACAAGGACAAGAAGCTCACCGCTGAGGATGCCGCGAAGGTCAAGTTCTGGGCGACCGAGCGCGAGTGGGAGGTGCTCGACACCGGCGTGCAGCTGCACGGCGGCTACGGCTACATCATGGAGTATCCGATCGCCCGCGCCTTCACCGACGCCCGCGTGCACCGCATCTACGGCGGCACCAACGAGATCATGCGCGACCTCGTGGGGCGTCAGATCGTCGGCAAGCGTTGA